AATGGTGTCAGACAGTATGTGCATATTACCTTTCTCTTCTGCCTCCTATCAGTTAAGCTATTATGTTGTGGAATTTGTACATGATATATTATCATAACCAAAACTATACTTTCTAGGTGAAGATTTTATTGAGTTCACCTTAGATGTTTCAATTAGCACCGTTCCTGTCCCTCAAAGTTAGGTAAGTGATTTTGAAGCCAGCCATGACTCATGAGCCAACTACCATCATTAAGAAACAAATTGTCAACCTCCCAAGAAAGGATACCTTAATGGTAGCACGGAATTCAGATGCTTTTAGGTTTAAGATTCCAAATACTTAGTATTAGAATGTGAAGGAATAAACAAGATCGAAATGTACAAATGTACAGCTTTCATCTTTGCCATTCATGAAGCAAATCCATCACAAGTTAAACTGAAAAGGTGCATGGCCAAAACCAAGAAGAATACAAAACAGGCCACTTTCACATTAATGGAAGCACAAAGTGATCTGTTCACCGTCCTTTTATGTTAAGAGAGACACGTCACATGGTTTTGGTGTCCTCTTCATGTTCTAAGTGTCACATCAACCTTTCCCAAAATGCTTAGTTATCAAAAAGATCAAGTAAGTCCTAAAATGCAATTTCCTTTATTATCAtccactttatttttcttttaataacatCATAGAACTTTAGGCTCCATATCGATTTTTCAAAGGATTTTCCCAAGTTTTGATCCTTTAGATCAATTATCAATCTAATTATCAATTGCAATTTAATTACATTCAAAGTTCTCATCCCTCCCAAAAAATGTATTTTGCAGATATTTTGATTGAACTACACCCATTGAATTTTAGCATCAACTTGATCTTCATGCATGAAAGACGCTTTACCAATGAATTCAATTGCTAAGTATACTCTTGGTCAAATACATGGCCCCAATGATCTTATGGTcaagattaaaataaagtaacaaTACAACTATAGATTGGGAGAGAGAGCTATCTTCAGTCTTCGGGCATTGAACTCCTAACAGATTAAGTAATCAATATATTGTAGATAGCACATTGACAAGATGCCATATGGTTTACATTGTTTATCTTATGAATGGTCCTAGGCAGCAAAAAACAGGAAAacagacaaaaaaaacaaaaggcttATAAGTAGCCTATAAACTACAACTAGGCAGTACATCCCACCATTGACAAAGAGTGGAGAAGTAGGAGTAATAAtacaagagagagaagagattcATAGTATTGATTGTCACATCATTCAGTAGTTTAAAGACCCCACAATTGTTATCCCAGTGCTTAAATTTCTTGGGTCCTCACGGCCTGCGTAGTCGTCACAGACGCCGTTAGAGAGCCTCTGAATGGGGACAGAGTTAAGAAGCTCAAGGCCATTGTTGCCCATTTGCTGCACTTCCTGAGGGGAAAGTATCTTGATGCACCCTACACTATTTACAAATTCCCTGTCACACCAAAGATATGGAATGAAAGACGTAAGAAAAGAAGCCTGATCAATTGGTCATTTGCTCTCACAAAGAAATGAAATCGAGAATATACAAGCTGTGAACCATAAGGATAAGAACTCAGGGTACACAACGAAAATTATGTAACCCAGTTATTCTGAAGTGGCatttagaaagaaaaggaaCAAATAATACTTACGGCCACGGGCCATCACCAAGGAGAAGAACGTCATTCTCTTGGTCAACGAATACAAGCTGCCAGCCTGATCTCACAGGGTCCTCCAACTCACCTTCCAGGCCAAACATACGAGCAAGCTCACTGCGTAGCTCAGGGTAGCTGGTGAATTTAGTGATGTCCAAGGATCTTCCAAAGGACCCTGACTTGTAaacctgtaaaaaaaaaacatcacatGAAAATGCAAGACTTGAACATGCCAAATTTTATTGTGAATCAATCACAACATAGTAAcgagaaaaaactaaaaatgcttAATTTGAAAGAGAATACTCCCACTGGATAAGCTCACCTTCACAAAGGTTTTGTTAGTTGGGTTTCCTTGCCCCCCATTTTCTGGAGTTTGCAGGAAGCCCGATTCACCAATATTGTGTGTCATTCCAGGATTCAATGAAGAATCAGGTACTGTGGTGTTCAGGTAATTAGATGATTGAAAAGGTATGGTGGGTGAGTCACTGTTGCTGCTGACTCCCTTAAGACTTGACATCCCATTATGCATTAGGAGTGATGAGGGCTCTATATTGACACCAAACAAAAGATGATTTTGTGGATCATTGCTTCCTTCTATTGTACACTCCCTACCAGGAAAGGGTGGCAATGCAATGCCATTTTGAGCCATGGTACTCTGTGGCTGCCCTAACTGCTCCACTTGAGGTAGAACACATTGAGATGCTCCAGAAGAAAAGAGAGGATCCACTGCAACACGCTTGGAGGACGGCCATGCAGTTGAATGTTGAACAGGAACCCAAGAGGTGGATCTAGGAAGGTTGAGAAGGTGAGATGTGTCATCCTGGGGAAATGAACCCAATATACTATGCAGGGGAGAAACAACAGCAGTAGTCACAGGGTTCCCATTTGAATCAGAAAAGCTTTGCTGATGGCCAAGTGAAGAGATAGCTTGCATTGGTGGTGATTGAGACTGAGGTGCTGAAACAAACTGAGACATTGTAGAGACGGCACTTGAAATCTGCTGATGATCTACCACTTGTTGCTGTTGCAATTGCgattgttgctgctgctgcagAAGATTATGCTGATTCTGAGTATTGAATGAGTGCTGATGCTGTAGATGCTGCTGAAAGTGTGTTTGAGTTTGAGCCTGAGATTGAGATGGAGATGGAGATGGATGTGAATTTTCTTGACTATTTGGAAAAGCCTGCTGAGGTTGAGACTGCTGCAACATTTGGGTTTGCATTAAGGCAGAAGTCCTGTTGGGGAAGTTCTGCTGTTGCTGAAATTGAATTGCGGACGTAGGATGCTGTTTGGAAGGATCTGAAGTCCACATATCCTGAAGTGCAGCGGCAGCCATAGCTTGGTACATATCTGATTGATAATTCACCATTGATGGATCAAGCCTTGGCTGCAACCAAGGACTAACACCAATCCCCTGAAAATTAAGAGATGGAAGACCTCTGTCTGTGTCTCGAAGCCACATTAGTGAAGAATTTGTACCAAAATCATCATCCTTCAAGCCTGCTACGATCCATAGGGGAGAGACAATGAGAATGAGTTTCCATTGATGCATAAATGAAATTGACTTAGAAATGTAAAACTGAATTCTCATGAATATTTTCAGCTCACGTGTGGTAAGAAGCATACCATGGAATGAAGGCAGTCCTGGAGGCCACGGTCTCTTAAGCCTAAGGGGGAATGGAGATGGATACATTGGAAATGTTGTTAATGGCTCAATTTCCCATAAAGACACTCGAGGTTGCCTCTCTCCTGCTGTGGATTCATCCCAGCCAACCTACAACTCAAATAAATGCCATTTTTAAAATCCTTCCTCAAT
This genomic interval from Glycine max cultivar Williams 82 chromosome 5, Glycine_max_v4.0, whole genome shotgun sequence contains the following:
- the LOC100777789 gene encoding auxin response factor 6 isoform X2, whose amino-acid sequence is MKLSSSGFSSPPQEGEKRVLDSELWHACAGPLVSLPAVGSRVVYFPQGHSEQVAVSTNREVDGHIPNYPSLPPQLICQLHNVTMHADTETDEVYAQMTLQPLNPQEQKEAYLPAELGTPSKQPTNYFCKILTASDTSTHGGFSVPRRAAEKVFPPLDFSQQPPCQELIARDLHGNEWKFRHIFRGQPKRHLLTTGWSVFVSAKRLVAGDSVLFIWNEKNQLLLGIRRANRPQPVMPSSVLSSDSMHLGLLAAAAHAAATNSRFTIFYNPRASPSEFVIPFAKYVKAVYHTRVSVGMRFRMLFETEESSVRRYMGTITGISDLDSVRWPNSHWRSVKVGWDESTAGERQPRVSLWEIEPLTTFPMYPSPFPLRLKRPWPPGLPSFHGLKDDDFGTNSSLMWLRDTDRGLPSLNFQGIGVSPWLQPRLDPSMVNYQSDMYQAMAAAALQDMWTSDPSKQHPTSAIQFQQQQNFPNRTSALMQTQMLQQSQPQQAFPNSQENSHPSPSPSQSQAQTQTHFQQHLQHQHSFNTQNQHNLLQQQQQSQLQQQQVVDHQQISSAVSTMSQFVSAPQSQSPPMQAISSLGHQQSFSDSNGNPVTTAVVSPLHSILGSFPQDDTSHLLNLPRSTSWVPVQHSTAWPSSKRVAVDPLFSSGASQCVLPQVEQLGQPQSTMAQNGIALPPFPGRECTIEGSNDPQNHLLFGVNIEPSSLLMHNGMSSLKGVSSNSDSPTIPFQSSNYLNTTVPDSSLNPGMTHNIGESGFLQTPENGGQGNPTNKTFVKVYKSGSFGRSLDITKFTSYPELRSELARMFGLEGELEDPVRSGWQLVFVDQENDVLLLGDGPWPEFVNSVGCIKILSPQEVQQMGNNGLELLNSVPIQRLSNGVCDDYAGREDPRNLSTGITIVGSLNY
- the LOC100777789 gene encoding auxin response factor 6 isoform X1; translated protein: MKLSSSGFSSPPQEGEKRVLDSELWHACAGPLVSLPAVGSRVVYFPQGHSEQVAVSTNREVDGHIPNYPSLPPQLICQLHNVTMHADTETDEVYAQMTLQPLNPQEQKEAYLPAELGTPSKQPTNYFCKILTASDTSTHGGFSVPRRAAEKVFPPLDFSQQPPCQELIARDLHGNEWKFRHIFRGQPKRHLLTTGWSVFVSAKRLVAGDSVLFIWNEKNQLLLGIRRANRPQPVMPSSVLSSDSMHLGLLAAAAHAAATNSRFTIFYNPRASPSEFVIPFAKYVKAVYHTRVSVGMRFRMLFETEESSVRRYMGTITGISDLDSVRWPNSHWRSVKVGWDESTAGERQPRVSLWEIEPLTTFPMYPSPFPLRLKRPWPPGLPSFHAGLKDDDFGTNSSLMWLRDTDRGLPSLNFQGIGVSPWLQPRLDPSMVNYQSDMYQAMAAAALQDMWTSDPSKQHPTSAIQFQQQQNFPNRTSALMQTQMLQQSQPQQAFPNSQENSHPSPSPSQSQAQTQTHFQQHLQHQHSFNTQNQHNLLQQQQQSQLQQQQVVDHQQISSAVSTMSQFVSAPQSQSPPMQAISSLGHQQSFSDSNGNPVTTAVVSPLHSILGSFPQDDTSHLLNLPRSTSWVPVQHSTAWPSSKRVAVDPLFSSGASQCVLPQVEQLGQPQSTMAQNGIALPPFPGRECTIEGSNDPQNHLLFGVNIEPSSLLMHNGMSSLKGVSSNSDSPTIPFQSSNYLNTTVPDSSLNPGMTHNIGESGFLQTPENGGQGNPTNKTFVKVYKSGSFGRSLDITKFTSYPELRSELARMFGLEGELEDPVRSGWQLVFVDQENDVLLLGDGPWPEFVNSVGCIKILSPQEVQQMGNNGLELLNSVPIQRLSNGVCDDYAGREDPRNLSTGITIVGSLNY